In Bradyrhizobium erythrophlei, a single genomic region encodes these proteins:
- a CDS encoding LysR family transcriptional regulator — MDQRKIRYFFSVIEHGNLSSAAQSLRVSQPTLSRQIQAIEHEFQTPLFVRGGRGMLLTEAGRQLHEGLQSIERQLRLLKTDVAAVSVEPSGEVAFGIPPSPRGLIAVPLVKQYHRSYARIAIRLVEETSGQLRDLVANGVLDLAITNTTEPSHGTVSQILGRERLVLVGPTDAKLSMRKDTHIGKLGDLPLILTMRPNSLRLMVEDRLGVHGLTANVRVEANTLPLTTDLVIAGLGYTVLPMCGVGDLLKQGRVSASPVSDLFVTWLVARPKSRPLGVAAERFHDILCEFSRKLIAKGVWQEV, encoded by the coding sequence ATGGACCAGCGGAAAATCAGATATTTCTTCTCGGTGATCGAACACGGCAATCTTTCGAGCGCCGCGCAATCGTTGCGTGTGTCGCAGCCGACCTTGAGCCGGCAAATCCAGGCCATCGAGCACGAATTCCAGACGCCGCTGTTCGTGCGCGGCGGCCGCGGCATGCTCCTCACCGAAGCCGGCCGGCAACTTCATGAAGGCTTGCAGAGCATCGAGCGCCAGTTGCGCCTACTCAAGACCGACGTTGCCGCCGTGTCAGTCGAACCTTCAGGCGAAGTTGCTTTCGGCATTCCGCCCTCCCCGCGTGGATTGATCGCGGTGCCGTTGGTCAAGCAGTATCACCGCTCCTATGCACGCATCGCCATCCGCCTCGTCGAAGAGACCAGCGGCCAGTTGCGCGATCTCGTCGCGAACGGTGTCCTCGACCTTGCGATCACCAATACGACCGAGCCGTCGCACGGGACGGTCTCACAGATTCTCGGCCGCGAGCGCCTGGTGCTGGTGGGTCCGACCGACGCAAAACTCTCGATGCGCAAGGACACGCATATCGGGAAGCTCGGCGACCTGCCGCTGATCCTGACCATGCGTCCGAACAGCTTGCGCCTGATGGTGGAAGACCGGCTCGGGGTGCACGGGCTGACCGCCAATGTGCGCGTCGAAGCCAACACGCTTCCCCTGACGACCGACCTCGTGATCGCCGGCCTCGGCTACACCGTACTGCCGATGTGCGGCGTGGGCGATTTGTTGAAGCAGGGACGCGTATCCGCAAGTCCGGTCTCGGACCTGTTCGTCACCTGGCTGGTGGCGCGACCCAAATCGCGACCGCTCGGCGTGGCGGCCGAACGCTTTCACGACATTCTTTGCGAGTTCAGCCGCAAGTTGATTGCCAAAGGCGTCTGGCAGGAAGTCTGA
- a CDS encoding branched-chain amino acid ABC transporter permease, with protein MNTIGQLVISGLLIGSVYALMSIGLTLIFGVLRVVNFAHGEFLMIAMYGAWAFSRLLGLNPYFAAIAVVPAMFLFGALVYRLVIGSALAKPHLVVVFATMGLSIFLQNIALMAMTADLRDVPPIFARSISIGGIYIKGELLLGFIVTLLCTVILQWVIKRTFLGKAIRATVQDGEAAKLMGIAVPKIFLITFAAGSALVGLAACVMLPLFSVFPTVGLNFVLIAFVIVVLGGMGSIEGALLGGFCVGVVQSVSSYYVAPAFGQLFFFLLFLLVMIFRPNGLFGQKGAATLGMNE; from the coding sequence GTGAACACGATCGGCCAGCTTGTGATCTCCGGCCTTTTGATCGGCAGTGTCTATGCGTTGATGAGCATCGGGCTGACGCTGATCTTTGGTGTCCTGCGGGTGGTCAACTTCGCGCATGGCGAATTCCTGATGATCGCCATGTACGGCGCCTGGGCGTTCAGCCGGCTTTTGGGCCTCAATCCCTATTTCGCGGCGATTGCGGTCGTGCCCGCGATGTTTCTGTTCGGCGCGCTGGTCTATCGGCTTGTCATCGGTTCGGCGCTGGCGAAGCCGCATCTGGTGGTGGTGTTCGCCACCATGGGGCTGTCGATCTTTCTTCAGAACATTGCCTTGATGGCCATGACCGCGGACCTTCGCGATGTGCCACCGATCTTCGCGCGCTCGATCTCGATCGGCGGCATCTACATCAAGGGCGAGCTTCTGCTCGGCTTTATCGTTACACTTCTGTGCACCGTCATCCTGCAATGGGTGATCAAGCGCACCTTCCTCGGCAAGGCGATCCGCGCCACGGTGCAGGATGGCGAAGCCGCCAAGCTAATGGGGATCGCGGTTCCCAAAATCTTTCTGATTACTTTTGCCGCCGGTTCCGCGCTGGTCGGGCTAGCTGCTTGCGTGATGCTGCCGCTGTTCTCGGTGTTCCCGACGGTTGGGCTCAACTTCGTTCTGATCGCTTTCGTGATCGTGGTGCTCGGCGGTATGGGCAGCATCGAGGGCGCGTTGCTTGGTGGTTTTTGCGTCGGCGTGGTGCAATCCGTCAGTTCCTATTATGTCGCGCCAGCCTTCGGGCAGCTGTTCTTCTTTCTGCTGTTCCTGCTGGTCATGATCTTCCGGCCTAACGGACTGTTCGGCCAGAAGGGCGCGGCGACACTTGGAATGAACGAGTAG
- a CDS encoding SMP-30/gluconolactonase/LRE family protein has protein sequence MLFFHPPKDLATSVFARLPDEFRKADPNNEWARYQPKGSPARSLLEGPSFDRDGNLWCVDLPNGRIYKIASDGQFHVAAEYDGWPNGLKFHRDGRIFIADYKNGIMEMDPVNGKVKPHLLRANLAPFKGCNDLFFAANGDLYFTDQGLTGLHDPTGRLFRLTASGKLECLLDNVPSPNGLVMNLAENMIYLAVTRGNCVWRVPLNPDGGVAKVGVYIQLSGGWGGPDGLALDAEGRLFIAHVGMAAVWAVDALGEPVYRIRSCAEPHTTNMAFGGADNKTLFITESGSGSILKAQLDVPGKPMFSHL, from the coding sequence ATCTTGTTTTTCCATCCTCCCAAGGACCTCGCCACCAGCGTGTTCGCGCGCCTGCCCGACGAATTTCGCAAAGCCGACCCGAACAACGAATGGGCACGCTACCAGCCGAAGGGCAGCCCCGCGCGCTCGCTGCTCGAAGGACCATCCTTCGACCGCGATGGCAATCTGTGGTGCGTCGATCTTCCGAACGGCCGAATTTACAAGATTGCATCGGATGGTCAGTTTCATGTCGCCGCCGAGTATGACGGTTGGCCGAACGGACTGAAATTCCACCGCGACGGCCGTATCTTCATTGCCGACTACAAAAACGGGATCATGGAAATGGATCCCGTCAACGGCAAGGTGAAGCCGCATCTGCTGCGCGCCAACCTTGCGCCCTTCAAGGGCTGCAACGACCTGTTCTTCGCCGCCAATGGCGATCTCTATTTCACCGACCAAGGCCTCACCGGTCTGCACGATCCAACCGGCCGGCTGTTTCGTCTGACCGCAAGCGGCAAGCTCGAATGTCTGCTCGACAACGTGCCAAGCCCGAACGGCCTGGTCATGAACCTTGCCGAGAACATGATCTATCTGGCGGTGACACGCGGCAATTGCGTCTGGCGCGTGCCGCTCAATCCCGACGGCGGCGTCGCCAAGGTCGGAGTCTACATCCAGCTTTCAGGCGGTTGGGGCGGGCCGGACGGTCTGGCGCTCGACGCCGAGGGACGGTTGTTCATAGCGCATGTCGGCATGGCCGCGGTGTGGGCAGTCGATGCGCTCGGCGAGCCGGTCTATCGCATCCGGAGCTGCGCCGAACCTCATACGACGAACATGGCGTTCGGCGGCGCAGACAACAAAACATTGTTCATCACGGAATCCGGCAGCGGTTCGATCCTGAAGGCGCAACTGGATGTACCGGGCAAGCCGATGTTCTCGCACCTCTGA
- a CDS encoding MFS transporter — protein MGHRRYWIFVFMFLLATINYVDRIVLSVSSTPIAQEFGIDKVQLGYLFSSFLWLYVVCLVPMGMIVDKLGTRTVNAAGIGLWSIATALTGLATGFGMLIGTRVLMGVGESTTYPASGRVIREWIPLKERALFAAIFNGGAYFGPAIGGLVLAWLVSAVGWRTTFLICAAIGFVWLLAWMIWFRKPEEVSWLTDEERAFILRERNGSAKNTAPDGHSIGLRGLLSSSSMLGLMVTQGCAVYTQYFFLTWLPNYLQTERGMSLLKSGALMSLPFLGAVVLTVLLGKLSDSLLTEESARAGGRRRLGALLLLMGSVILLTPLVENVYLILVLITLALGGVASAVALNIAMIGDLLRTPADSGRATGLLILGGNIFGILAPIVTGYVVQSTGSFNMAFVVAGALLAFGALTVFLVVRTPIGPSESDATLSVRTA, from the coding sequence ATGGGGCATCGTCGCTACTGGATCTTCGTTTTCATGTTCCTGCTGGCGACGATCAACTACGTCGACCGCATCGTGCTGTCGGTCTCCAGTACGCCCATCGCGCAAGAGTTCGGTATCGACAAGGTCCAGCTCGGCTATCTCTTTTCTTCCTTCCTTTGGCTTTACGTCGTCTGCCTGGTTCCGATGGGCATGATTGTCGACAAACTCGGGACCCGCACGGTCAACGCTGCGGGGATCGGTCTTTGGTCGATCGCGACCGCCTTGACGGGATTGGCAACCGGCTTCGGCATGCTGATCGGGACGCGCGTGCTGATGGGCGTCGGTGAGTCCACGACCTATCCGGCCTCAGGCCGCGTCATCCGTGAATGGATTCCGCTGAAGGAGCGCGCGCTGTTCGCGGCCATCTTCAACGGTGGCGCCTATTTCGGGCCGGCGATCGGCGGGCTCGTCCTGGCCTGGCTCGTCAGCGCGGTCGGCTGGCGCACCACGTTTCTGATCTGCGCCGCCATCGGCTTCGTCTGGCTGCTCGCCTGGATGATCTGGTTCCGCAAGCCGGAAGAGGTGAGCTGGCTTACCGATGAAGAGCGAGCTTTTATCCTGCGCGAGCGTAACGGCAGTGCGAAGAATACAGCACCCGACGGGCATTCGATCGGCCTGCGCGGGCTGTTGAGTTCGTCGTCGATGCTGGGCCTGATGGTGACCCAGGGCTGCGCCGTCTATACGCAGTATTTCTTCCTGACCTGGCTGCCGAACTATCTTCAGACCGAGCGCGGCATGTCGCTGCTCAAGAGCGGTGCGCTGATGTCGCTGCCGTTCCTCGGGGCGGTGGTCCTTACGGTGCTGCTCGGCAAGCTGAGCGACAGCCTCTTGACCGAGGAAAGCGCCCGCGCCGGCGGCCGCAGGCGATTGGGCGCGCTGTTGCTGCTGATGGGCTCGGTGATCCTGCTGACGCCGCTGGTCGAGAATGTCTATCTGATCCTGGTGCTGATCACGCTGGCGCTTGGCGGCGTGGCGTCGGCGGTTGCGCTCAACATCGCGATGATCGGGGACCTGCTGCGGACGCCAGCGGATTCCGGCCGGGCCACCGGTCTGCTCATTCTCGGCGGCAACATCTTCGGCATTCTGGCGCCAATCGTCACGGGCTATGTCGTGCAATCGACCGGCAGCTTCAATATGGCGTTCGTCGTTGCCGGCGCGCTACTCGCGTTTGGTGCGCTCACGGTTTTCCTGGTGGTGCGGACACCGATCGGCCCCAGCGAGAGCGACGCTACCCTGTCGGTCCGTACCGCGTAA
- a CDS encoding ABC transporter substrate-binding protein has translation MRGIERIGIILASLLLAASPLPVKAQENIRIGVLLPLTGPLAKNGLENWEAMQIARDMINERGGVQGRKIEYLQGDANTPNAAISETERLITKDGIKITTGSFASPIAIAVSQAAERHGVFHWETTGAAEVITRRGFKHTFQVGAPARKYGQAAVDFILNDLAKRLNKPVDALKIALLWENRAFGKSVGDGIRAYTQSKGVKLAYDEGYDQTATDMTPIVQKLKDVAPDIVIAISFPNDAILFQRKAKELDFNVAAFIGVSAGYSSPDLRDSIGDAVVGICVADFPPKVNAAVLTPETKKVAEEFYKRYEAKLKRPPAGHAAAGFSAVWALFTEVLPKAKTFEPDELREVALKLDLPEGSLVNGSGVKFTNFDWADDPKDAGQNLRASIGVWQWTKAGNEEVYPPELATQPPAMVPLPDWSKR, from the coding sequence ATGAGGGGCATCGAGCGTATCGGCATTATCCTGGCGTCTCTGCTGCTGGCGGCGTCGCCATTGCCTGTGAAGGCGCAAGAGAACATCCGGATCGGTGTTCTGCTGCCGTTGACGGGCCCGCTCGCCAAAAACGGCCTTGAGAACTGGGAGGCCATGCAGATCGCCCGCGACATGATCAACGAGCGCGGCGGCGTCCAGGGCCGCAAGATCGAATACCTCCAGGGCGACGCCAACACGCCGAACGCGGCGATCAGCGAAACCGAGCGGCTGATTACCAAGGACGGCATCAAGATCACGACCGGCTCGTTCGCATCGCCGATCGCGATCGCCGTGAGCCAGGCCGCCGAGCGTCACGGCGTTTTCCACTGGGAAACCACTGGCGCTGCCGAAGTCATTACCCGCCGCGGCTTCAAACACACGTTCCAGGTCGGCGCGCCCGCACGCAAATACGGCCAGGCGGCTGTCGACTTCATCCTCAACGACCTCGCCAAGCGGCTGAACAAGCCGGTTGATGCGCTGAAGATCGCGCTGCTGTGGGAAAATCGCGCGTTTGGAAAATCGGTCGGCGACGGCATCCGCGCCTATACGCAGAGCAAGGGTGTCAAGCTTGCCTACGACGAAGGTTACGACCAGACCGCGACTGACATGACGCCGATCGTGCAGAAGCTGAAGGACGTCGCGCCCGATATCGTGATTGCGATCTCGTTCCCTAACGATGCGATCCTGTTCCAGCGCAAGGCCAAGGAGCTCGATTTCAACGTCGCAGCCTTCATCGGCGTCAGCGCCGGGTACTCGTCGCCCGACTTGCGGGATTCGATTGGTGATGCCGTCGTCGGCATTTGCGTCGCCGATTTTCCGCCGAAGGTGAATGCCGCGGTGCTGACCCCGGAGACAAAGAAGGTCGCGGAAGAATTCTACAAGCGCTATGAGGCCAAGCTGAAGCGACCGCCGGCCGGGCACGCGGCGGCCGGGTTCTCTGCAGTCTGGGCCCTGTTCACCGAGGTGTTGCCGAAGGCCAAGACCTTCGAGCCGGACGAGTTACGCGAGGTCGCGCTGAAGCTCGATCTGCCCGAGGGATCGCTTGTCAACGGCAGCGGCGTCAAGTTCACCAATTTCGACTGGGCGGACGATCCCAAGGACGCCGGCCAGAATCTGCGCGCCTCGATCGGCGTCTGGCAGTGGACCAAAGCCGGCAACGAAGAAGTCTATCCGCCGGAACTGGCAACCCAACCGCCGGCGATGGTGCCGTTGCCGGACTGGAGCAAGCGTTGA